DNA sequence from the Bradyrhizobium sp. CIAT3101 genome:
ATGCACGATGTTGCCGGGGTCGACAAACCGGAAACCCATGCGTCCGCTGATCGGCGCCTTGATCGAGGTGTAGCCGAGATTGGTCTGCGCATTGTCGATGGCGGCCAGGTCGCCCTTCAGCTGCGCGGTCACCTGATCGACCAGTGCCTGCTGGGTATCGAGATTCTGCTGGGTTTCGAATTGCTGCTTCGCGAGTGTCTGAAAGCGCTGCAGGTTGAGCTGATCGTTGCGCAAATTGGCCTCGTCCTGCGCCTTCTTCGCCACCGCCTGTTCCAGAGCCGCGGTAAACGGGCGCTGATCGATCTCCAGAAGCGGATCGCCCTCCTTCACCATCTGTCCCTGCTTGAAGAACACCTTCGTGATCTGACCATCGACGCGGCTCTTGATCGTCACCGTCTTGAACGGCGAGACGACTCCAAGACCGTAGGTGTGCACGGGAAAGTCGGCCTTCTTCACCTCGAACGAGGTGACGGGAATTTTGACGGCGGCCTGATTGGAAGCGCCTTGAGCGGCCGCTGCGACAGGCTTCACACTCCCGACGAGCTCATACCATGCGCCGTAGCCGACTGCGGCTGTTGCAAGCATTCCAAACAGCGTGAGGCTGAGCTTCGGTCGCCTTGTCATATCCGTGGCCATCTATTGTTGTCTGTGCCTGTCTTCAGGTGAAGCGACTGCTTGCACGTGAAACGCACTCGTTCGTGCCGAAGTATCGCGGACAGGTTCGCGCCCGCAAAATAACGATCGCGTGCGACTTTCTGTACAATTCGTCATGTTCGCGCGTCGCGACAAAGCAATCGCCCGAATGCAGCGAGGAATTGCAAATGATCAACGCGAAGAGACGAACAGCAGAAGAAACAGACAGAAACGATATGGACAGGCGTTAAGGATCGCAGCCCGCATCACGCCGAATTGCGCCAGCGATCAGGAAATTTAACGAACGCTCGTTTCAAGTCGGGCCTTATCATCGACACGTTGATGGCAACGCGAATTGTCATTCGAGGCGCAAGATGAGGGACGTTCAGCAGGACTTCGGAGGAAATGTCATCCCGTTT
Encoded proteins:
- a CDS encoding efflux RND transporter periplasmic adaptor subunit, with amino-acid sequence MTRRPKLSLTLFGMLATAAVGYGAWYELVGSVKPVAAAAQGASNQAAVKIPVTSFEVKKADFPVHTYGLGVVSPFKTVTIKSRVDGQITKVFFKQGQMVKEGDPLLEIDQRPFTAALEQAVAKKAQDEANLRNDQLNLQRFQTLAKQQFETQQNLDTQQALVDQVTAQLKGDLAAIDNAQTNLGYTSIKAPISGRMGFRFVDPGNIVHAADTNGIVTIAQLQPIAVQFTEPEDQLLAIDKAFQTGDVPVEALSSDGTRTLSQGRLAIMDNSVNQATGTIGLKARFDNKDNALWPGLSVTTRMLVDTLKQVIVVPQDGVQHGPAGLFAYVIGDNGKVSARPIKVSQSGDASAVVSEGLNVGDRIVVAGQSRLFDGALVDEKPLVASAAPAPDSGTMAKQAKTGSAD